GGTGCAGAGGATGCTAGGGTACTGGGGattctgggggtgcaggggatgTTGGGGGTGCAGAGGATGCTGGAGGTGCAGAGGATGCTGGGGGTGCAGAGGATGCTGGGGTTGCAGAGGATGCTGGCCTACAGGGGATGCTGGGGTCGTAGAGGATGCTGGGGGTGCAGGGAATGCTGGGTGTGCAGAGGATGCTGGGGGTGCAGAGCATGCTGGCGTACAGGGGATGCTGGTGTTGTAGAGGATGCTGGTGTTGTAGAGGATGCTGGGGGTGCAGAGGATGCTGGGGGTGCAGAGGATGCTGGCGTACAGGGGATGCTTGGGGTGTAGAGGATGCTGTGGTTGCAGGGGAtgctgggggtgcaggggatgCTGAGGGTGCAGAGGATGCTGAGGGTGCAGAGGATGCTTGGGGTGTAGAGGATGCTTGGAGTGTAGAGGATGCTAGCGTACAGGGGATGCTGGGGTGTAGAGGATGTTGGGGGTGCCGGTGATGCTGGGGGTGCAGAGGATGTTGGGGGTGCCTAGAATGCTGGCAGTGCATTGGATGCTGAGGGCACAGGTGTGCTGACGGGCTAACCAAGGGGTTCAGGGGCGGCGGTCATGCATCTCCTTCAGGCAGTGTAGACATGTCTCCCAGGTGCTGCGTCTGCGGTGAGGAAAGCCCGGAGGTAGAGCCAGTGGACAGTTGGTGGTTCTTCTCCAGGTCACTCCTGTTCCGAGGTTTTCTTTGGGTATCTGAACTCAAAGGTATTCTTCTGGAACTGTCTCCTGTGGAAGCCTGAAAGGCATTTTAAGTCAaccccaacccccctccccatttttctttctttttatattagcgatttaataatgatgtacaagattttaagataatggaggtacaattccacacagttcccaccaccagagttccatgtcccagctccattggaagcttccctatcctgTAGGAGTATGaaccacaattctttatggggtgcagaaagtaggttTTTTTCTTCCCCGTCCccataaaaatatattaacaggagaaggagagagaagggtcaGAGCATCATCCTGGTGTAAGCAATGCCAAGGAAAGAACTCGGGGGccttatgcttgcaagtccagtgcccTTTGAGCTATCAACCCTTCTACTTTTCAGAGGAATGAGCTTGTCACCCCAGCTTTCCAGAGAGTGAAGAGCTAGGCTACTCTGGCATAAAGATTCAAAGcagagtggtccaagaggtgacaCGGTGGACaaaatgttggattctcaagcatgaggtcccaagttcattgcccaacatgtaccagagtgatgtctgcttctttctctctccactcctatctttcttatgaataaataaaaatatttaaaaatagattcaAAGCAGGTCAATAGTTCACCCTTCTTCTCTGACAGTCCCCTTGGGAACCTGGAGCACTATATTAAGAAAGTCCCCTCCCAGTTTGTTCTATGGGATTGATTTCTGCCCAGGTGATTAAGTGAACCCGCCATCATTATAGCTTCTGTAGGTATCAGTAACTAAAAAATAGTAAAGTGTTTTTCCGTTAAGAAATTTCAGTTTCAAGGTCAAACAAGCTAGAAGTTTGAGTTATTGCTTTGCTGATTCAAGTCTTCATTTTTTTCATCGcctttttgataaaaaaaaattcatttaattaTGAGAAtgagaagcaagagagagagatcactccAGTATATGCACTGCCTGGAGTTGACTCAGAATGTTATGCTTGAAGGTCCAACTCTGTCTCCAGGGTACCACATCCTGGACTGCAATTTACTAattaagtagagagagagaaagagagagagagagagaaccagagtatcactctgtcatatgtgatatgtgatgcctgggattgaacttcagAACCTCCTATGTGAATATTTAGTGTTGTACCCACTCTCCCACCTACTGGATTATCATCACCATCTTTTAAAATCAGTCTCAAACCCCACCCGCACCCTTCACCAGCAGACTGCATTTATATTAAAAACCTAAGGCTGTGGATGAGAGACACCAAATTAAAGTCTGTGTGTTTGTACACACTGAGGTGTGGATGGATGTATAGCAGAGAACGTCAGGAATCCTTGACCTTGTAGTCCATTTTTGTGTTTCAGGGACTCTTAATCATCTTTCAAGACTGGGCTCAGGATTTGTAACATTCCTAATTCTATCTTGAATCTGTTCTTCCTCTGACTGCAGCAGACCTTGATTTAATGTCTCTGTGGCCGTAACATGAGACATCAAGCGCTACGGGAGAAATAAAGGCTATTATTGCCAGATCGGCTTTTCCATTTGTAACAATGTTAGCCTCAAGCAAGAGGATGATCAATTCATCACGTCCCCAACTGCTTCTAATGTGGAAGTCAGGCAAGGCTCAGAGTGGACTCCACGGTGTTGAGAAGGAAACCCTTGCTGCAAGACTATTCCATGACACTGAGACCTGTCGACAGAATTTTAGGCATTTTTCATACCCAGAAGTGGCCGGTCCTCGAAAGGCACTGAATCAACTTCGAGAGCTCTGCCTTAAGTGGCTGAGACCTGAGATTCACTCAAAGGAACAAATCCTAGACCTGCTGGTACTGGAGCAATTCCTGACCATCCTACCTGGGGAGGTTAGGACTTGGGTGAAGTCCCAGTTCCCAGAAAGCAGCGAGGACGTGGTCACTCTGGTGGAGGATTTGACTCAGATTCTGGAAGAAGAAGGTGAGAATTGTAGAACAGAGAGGAGTGGCAGCCTGGGTGGGTAGAGAAAGCCGCTAGCACATCAGGGCGCTTTAGAGAAATCGCAGAGAGCCAAGGCCAATGAATGAGCGAGCACAGGCTTTAAAGAGCCCCCCTCCTGTATATTGTCACCCTTCCAGATTTCTTGGGACTAAGTAACACATTATCTAGTGTCataaaacaatttcttttttttaaattttttttattatctttatttattggatagagacagccagaaatcaagagggggggtgatagagagggagagagacagagagacacctgcagccctgcttcacaacttgtgaagctttcccctgcaggtagagaccgggggctcgggtccttgagcattgtaatacatgcgctcaaccagacaCACCACCACCCGCGCCTCCATAAAACAATTTCTAATGCCCTAAGTTAACTATGTAGGAGGCCTCGGGAAGTTTCCCTGCAGAAGTTTGAATCATCCTGGCAATAAACCACTTGCTGTTCTAGTAACAAGACTtctagaaagatagaaaggggttCAGAAAACATTTCCTCATTAAGAAGATAAAAGCACATGATAAGGATTTagccaaaacaaaaaccaaaaaaaaaagtgacgttTAGGACATAGACCTCATTGGCTTTTGAAGCCGTCACTGTTTTAAGAGAAGTCGCTGACTCTCCTGCTTCTTTGAAGTAGGGGTGCTGGTTTGGGTTTGGTTCTGACTTGTCATTTGACAAGAGTGAAGAGAATAGATTTGGTGAAGAGTTTTCTAGCCTGCACAGACAAGACTGATCCTCCATCACGGTGCCTTTCTCTTCCTAGCTCCTCAGAATTCTGCACTTACCCAAGAAAGCTCACAGGAGGACCCTATGGGAAGACAGGCCTTCCGGAGAGGGTGGTTAAATGACTTGGTGACCAAAGTGAGTTTTagtttctctttaattttaaaatactctTAGCGTGTGAGAGTCTCCCCTGCTTCCTACCAAGGACCTAAGTTTTTCCCTTATTGAGTCACTCTGGGCTGTTAATGGAGGTGAAAATACTATGTAGGAGAGGAACTTCCACTACCTGCCCCGGAAATACTGTTTCTCATTCTTTGACCTGAAGGCAGCAGATCAAGCGGGGGTTAAGGACTTGACCTCCACAGCCAGGTGGACCTACATTTGTTTCCTGGTTCTACCACTGGATCTGGGATTTAGGGTAAGGTGAATTAACCACGGTTAGCCTGAATTGCTCATCTCTGATAAATAGAACTTCCCTCTTAGATTGTGAAGATTCAATACTATGATCCTTGTGGTAAGTCATTAAGTAATAGTTACTAGTATTATTCTTCCTCAGTAGAAAGACCATGTGTTCTGCACTATTAATATGGTTCATAGATATGTGTTGtttagggaataaaaaaaaaaaaatcaggtcccTTTAAGAGAAGGATTTACTATACAAGTTTGACATATGGTCTGACATTGGTAACTAGGCTGAAATTATTTATAATATGAATGTGTACTAGGGAATTCttagaaaatctaaaaaaaaaaatgtgaacaacagtaataaacatTTCTAGTGAGaaggagccgggcggtggtgcactggcttaagtgcagatagtacaaagcacaagaactgttaagaatcccagttcaaacccccagatccccatctacaggggggtcacttcacactcggtaaagcagatctgcctttctctccccttctctgtcttcccctcctctctcaatttctctctgtccatccaacaacaatagctatgacaacaataacattaacaaccacaaggtcaacaaaatgggaaaaaagcctccaggagcagtggattagtagtgctggcatcaagccccgttgataaccctggaggcaaagagaaaaaaaaaaagaaatagaaaaagcttTTTAACTGAATgtggttttaaaaattaaaaaaaaaagtttttccaaGTGTCTCACAGAGTTTATTTGAAAAACATGAACGTAATCATGTTTGTTtgattttaagatagagacaggactgaaagggaaggagggagacagagagaccacaacactgaaggctCCATCAacccagtgggagccaggcttaaccctgggctgcacacatgtaAAGCAGTGAACTGTCAAAGTGAACTAGGGGCTGTTCCGCcagcccaggtgtgagcccaCCACACATCTTCCTGTTGTTAGGACTATTCCCTTTCCGGTAGTTCTTGGAACACTAAGTTGCATTGGATATTTTAGGAGTCAGTGAATTTCAAAGATGTGGCCGTGGACATCTCTCCGGAGGACTGGGAGCTAATGCGTCCTGTGCAGAAGGAATTGTACAAAACTGTGACATTGCAGAACTATTGGAACATGGTCTCTCTGGGTGAGTGTCATGGTCAGCCACTCCACCTCACAGCTTCCTTTCCCTGGCTTCGAAGAATAGGGTCAGGCCTGTGAAATACTTTGCTGAATATTGGGCATAGAGATCAGTGCACTCTTtccatttggggaaaaaaaataaaataacttacatTCTACTCCCTTTTTCTCAAAtgcaagatttctttttcttttttaattatttgtttatttattactagatagaaagaaattgagaagggaggaagagatggagagggaaagagacagacacctgcagcgaagcctacttcaccacttgtgaagctttcaccctgcaggtggggatcaggggcttgaacctgggtccttgtgccctgtgatgtgaacgtttaaccaggtgtgctgccgcctggcccctcaaatgcaaggtttcttttttttttaatttttaaaaatgtttttttaatatttatttattcccttttgttgcccttgatgttttattactgtacttactactgttgttgttattgatgttgtcgtataggacagagaggaatggagagaggaggggaagacagagaggaggagagaaagacagacagctgcagacctgcttcaccacctgtgaagcgactcccctgcaggtggggacccaggggctcgaactgggatccttacgctttgcgccatctgcgcttaacctgctatgccaccgcccaactcccaaattcaaGGTTTCTAATGCACAGGTTTTCCTGGCCCCTGGTGCTGCCCCATTCCCATTCACAATTTCCCCAGTGATATCCATGCACTTACTTTCCTGGGTGACAACTGTTCTTTTTCCTAGCTCTAAAAAGGCATATAGCCTGATTCTCTTAGATTATGCCCATGAGCCCTTGTTCTCACAGATAAGTAAAAGTCAGGTAATAACTTTAAACaactgtttatttctttatattcctcCTGAGCAGGGCTTACTGTGTACAGACCAACTGTGATCCCCATGCTGGAAGAACCATGGATGGTGGTGAAGGAAATTCTAGAAGGCCCCAGTACAGGTGAGACAATACTCAGTACATGTAATTGTTTGTACTTAAGAGTGTAagtgaggtgggggaggagggggggaggaggtatcgcaccaggttaagtgcacatggcgtgaagtgcaaggaccagcctaaggatcccagcttgagcctctggctccccacctgcaggggggttgtttcacaagtggtaaagcaggtttgaaggtgtctgtctttctctctctctctgtcttccccgtcctctctcgagttctctctatcctatccaacaataacaataacagtaacaacaacagaaacaaaaaatagaaaaaatggccgccaggagcaatgaatttgtagtcaGACACcatccccaacaataaccctggagacaaaaaaaagaaaaagaaaaagtaagtgtGGTGAAATCTATTTTTCAAATATAGTCACGTCATTGCCCACAAGGCTACCCCTACCTGCCTGGAACGACCACAAAACTCTTTGGCTTTGCTTCCTTAAGGAAGTCTCCCTCAGAAAGAGatttattttccaaataaaagcaaatctctgaaaaaaatagaaaatatattttgaaattacAATCTTATTGcaatcattttgataatatttgtcTAATTCTAGTGAGATTTTATGCTAGTTACAATAATGTAACTGCCATTTTCATTAAATATTACTCCCAAGTATCAActcttacttttgtatttgaatcAAAATAATGTCGTTtgtaaataaaaacagtaaaaggAAGAAACTTAAATGTATATCCCTCCCCTCACCCATTACAAGCATATTCTCTCCTTAGACTATCACTATCTGTGTGTATGtagacatttatttatgtatactaGAATAGATCTTTACACAGATTGACTTTTCCTATGCATGCTGTTATGTACATTCagctttggtttttttgtttgcttttttttttttttttttttttggttttttgtacttatttattttagttaaatacagaggagggagagagagagaggtcagagcactgctcagctctggcttaggtggtgctagggattgaacctgggacctcagcacctcaggcatgcagagtcttttacatccccattttgctgtctccccagttctctATCACAGTACTTAATGAGAATTGAGGGGGAAGAAGACCAGGGGTCTGTCTggaagaattatttttatttctttattggggcattaatgatttatagttgatagtaaaatacaataagtttgtatatgcattaacatttcccagttttccacctaacaattcagCCTCCActcggtcctcctctgccatcatgtcccaggacctgaaccctccccttcaCACCCAGAGCCTttgactttggtgcgatacaccaactccagtccaagttctgcttaatgttttcccttttgagcttgttttccaacttctatgagtgagatcatcccatattcattcttttgtttctgacttatctcacttaacatgattccttcgagctccacccaagatgaggtgaagaaggtgaattcaccatttttaatagccacGTAGTACATGCACATTTTTTCATTAATTACCAGTATTTCATTATCCCTTAGTCTAACTACTTCTCTATTGATGAGTACACCTGTCATTTTTCTGACTTAAAAATTGGTTGCATAACAGTTATTAatgtattaatatatttattgcttttattatttatgtattttggatggagacagattgagaggtgaaaaaaaggaaaagacacctgtagccctgcttcaccatttatgaagcttctcccatacaagtgggaactggggacttaaaTCCAAGCCCTTGAACACTGTATTGTGttcacacaaccaggtgtgccagtgcctgaCTATACTGATATGTTTATAAAGTTACTACACTTGGGTCTACATCTTTGAAAAGTTTCTAAACTGTCTAGTACCATTTTTACTTTATTGTGAACTCTACATGTGACTATATTCCAAATTTTCACAAATTTCAAAAGGAAAAGATATTGTAACTTAGCTTTCTTTAAAGCAGATACTGGAAACATACTAGACATCAATGAATGAATACTTTATTGCTTGCAGCTTGGTATGAGACcagattttgttttgttggtatgcatgatcATCCTTTCATTTGAGTAAACCTTCAAAGTATTCTCATTTACTTCTTCAGTTCAGTCAAATGATCACCATATCTAGTCTTAAGCCGTTTTCTGAAAAAAAGGTTAATGAAATGTAAACCATTTTCAGATGTTGCCAGTAAGTTGGAAATAGAACACACAAAATTATGAATTAATTATGTGAGGCCAAGTTTTATCACAATTCTTAGCATTATATTAGGTTGAGTCACATGACGCTACTGATTTTCCACCATCATAAGAAGGAGAGAGCAGCATTAGTTGggccattaacttttttttttttagtttttttataccATCACACAATTCATCTCTGGTCTATGGAGGGCTTGCAATACCTGTCATGAAAGTTCTTTGTACTACCAgtggtgctatctccccagtcaccATTaacttttttaatagagaaaaatTTTAAGAGAAGGCCTAGAGTCTGAAATTGGCATGAcctttatataaaatttaaagtagTTTAAGTTATGTGAATAGCTTTAAGCAGAATATGAGGTGTGataggaaatattaaaaaaaaataataataaaagaggctAGATTATTCCAAGTAATGATACTTTGaacttattttccttctttctttctctccctccccccccacacctaCCCAAGCCATCTGGTAAGCTTGCTGAAACAAATTGTTTAGACCCACTCCAGAGTTTCTGATTCAATATGTTTGGGTGGAACCCAATGACTTAATGTATATCCGCATGATAGTAATGTTTATGCCACTAGTCTAGGGGGCTGTATTTTGAGAACCATTGTTTTAGGCTATAAAGGATTTACTAAATATATTAGAGCAGGTAAACATTCCATgaaataaaattgtttatttactgagggagaccagagcaacaCTTTATCATTTTTTATAGATCTGGGTATTGACCCCAAGGCCTTATCCATGCTAGGTACacactctaccactgaaccacctcccaagaCCCTGTTTTAGGAATATTGTATAATACTGTACCTTTTAGTAGTCCTAAAAGTTAACATGCC
Above is a window of Erinaceus europaeus chromosome 12, mEriEur2.1, whole genome shotgun sequence DNA encoding:
- the ZNF287 gene encoding zinc finger protein 287 isoform X2, giving the protein MLASSKRMINSSRPQLLLMWKSGKAQSGLHGVEKETLAARLFHDTETCRQNFRHFSYPEVAGPRKALNQLRELCLKWLRPEIHSKEQILDLLVLEQFLTILPGEVRTWVKSQFPESSEDVVTLVEDLTQILEEEGVSEFQRCGRGHLSGGLGANASCAEGIVQNCDIAELLEHGLSGAYCVQTNCDPHAGRTMDGGEGNSRRPQYRLENRNSRLFFNTEYFKTHKGGNPDHQIGRTI